TCCAGTTGAAAGGATGTGAAAGAAGTTTCCTTTCTGCTTCTGTTCTGAGGGTGGTTTAATGCGAAGTCTGTGGTTAAAGACACTTCTTAATTGTTTTCCCTGCGTCTTGTTCATGCAGGATTGAAGTATATAGGATATTTACTCAAATAAGAAATAATGATTCTCTTTATGTCCTCAACCATCTCCAATCCCCCATCTTATTCCTAAAAACTTCCTACAGGCTCATTTGGGGAATGGAAAGGCATTCTCATTCGAAATATGGGTTTTCTCCTGGACATGATGACTCTGATGATGGCCCTCGCTCATTATGTGCACATTTGGTGGCTTCATGGCATGGCATTTCACCTTGTGGATGCAGTTCTTTTTCTAAATATTCGTGTAAATATTTATCTGTATGAATTAATGTAGcctcataatttttcaaatacctCTATTGCCCTCTTCTATCTAATATTTAGTATGTCCATGCACTGTTACTAAAATTAGTTCATTTTGAGCAGGCTTTATTGAGTGCTATTGTTAAACGTGTCAAAGGGTTTATTAAACTGAGAATAGCATTGGGAACACTTCATGGTGCACTTCCTGATGCAACTTTGGAAGAGTTACAAACTTATGATGATGAATGTGCTATTTGCAGGGTATCTCCCTCCCCCTCTTTCTAGCTTCCTTGTTcttattctattttcatttttattttattctttttgcttTGAATATATAAGCCTTTGACATGCTGGAAAATGACAGGAACCAATGGCAAAGGCGAAAAAACTATCTTGTAATCATCTTTTCCATCTTGCATGCTTGAGATCTTGGTACGGCTTATTCATTGCTTGAAATGTTCAGTGGGTAGTGCAAATTGCAGTCTTAGGACAAATTTATACACAAACTTTGCAAAATAATTACAGGTTGGATCAAGGCTTAACTGAAAATTATTCATGTCCCACTTGCCGGAAGCCGTTGTTTATTGGAAGAAGCGAGAATGAGGTAAATCCTCAAACTGCAGATGTTCGGGGTGATGAGCTGCTTGCTCGGGAGATGAGTATGGGACTTGATCAGTTGAATCTTCCTGGTCATGCACTTCAAAATGAAGCTTCCCGCAATCAAATTCACAATCCTCTTGAAAGTAGTGATTGGAGGTTTGTTTTCTTGTATCATACTCGATGATTGCTTCTTACCCATATGCCACTATTGATTTCAGCTAAAACCAGCATCTCCTGCGGAATGTCATATTGTGCCTGTTGCGGCTCTATCTAATATATGTAAAAGTTGTGAAATGTAAAGAGGATAACTGACGTAGAGAAAATATTTGATACGATTGTCGGTAAAAGTCGTTTGAGAAGAAATGAATTCATATAGGATACATAAAAGTGAGATAGATACATAAATGTGAGATAATGGGTATTTATGAAGGATCCTTCAGTGAGATGAGATGGTTATAATTGATATAAAGGATTTTCCCTCAGGTGCGTGATTGCTTCAAGGATTTTCTTTGAGCCTTTACTTCTTTCCCTTAGTTATGGATGAGCTAGCCATAATATGTCCTATAGGACAAAGCTGAATAAAAGATTGTGCTGTGGAGAGGCGCCTCAGGAAGTATGTGTTTTAGGTTGagtataaataaactaaaatacatacAGTCAAGGTTAACCATTGTATAAAGAAAGAATGAGTTTATATTAAGATTTGGTGGAGTGGTGTGTAACTGCAGACAATTTAAGTAACTTATTACCTCAACATTCATGGAAATTGATGTGATAGATGAAATGtaagaaatataattaaactAACTTGACATGGAGGAATGCTATGCAAGATATGAACTAAAAATCGGTAGGTAATTTCTATAGAACGGTTGTGAGACTAGCAAGGTTATATGCAAGTGAATATGGAGCCTCTAAGACAAACATATCCAGTAGATGAGTTTTAAAAACATGCAGATTTCAATGTGGATGTGCAATCATACAAGATCAAAAGTAATTACATGCAGCATTAGTTAAAAAAGCAGCACAGATTgtggataaaatagaaaagagatgGTCTGATCATACACTAATGAGTTCTCCAAATGCAACAATTAATAGACGCGCCACCATGATAACCAAAGGATCTAAAGAGGGACAGGATAAACCTAAAATCGCATGCAAGTTGTTTAAGAAAATCTCTAGTTTTACGGAATCCATGAGAACTTAGTAAAAGACaataaaagaagaagcaaaagatTCATATAGGTGATTCTAAATAGTTCACATTATGGCTTAGTTGTATTGCTATATTTGCATTAGGTCCTGCTTTTGACACgtctttttattttgattatagaTTTGTATGTCGGTATATGGTTAAGTGAGATTTAGAGACCTCTGGAACTCCTATTTTAGAGTGTTGGAATGAAACAAGTCAAGATAGTAGAATTTAAAGAACATGTATAGCCGACCCAACTTCTTTGTGATTGAGCCATAGTTAATGGGccgcccagtgcactaaagctcccaatATGTGCGGGGTCCGGGGGTGGGCTGGACCACAAGGGTTTATTTACCTTGAATTTCTGCCTAAGACTGTTTCCACGACTttaacccgtgacctcctggtcacatggcaccaattttaccagttactccaaggctccccttcaattGATACATAGTTATTTTAAAGAATAAATGCTTGCCACTTGTTTGTGCAAAAAGGGGAACATCTTTTCGTGTTGTATATTGTTTGTATGATTGCAACTTCTGAAACTTTACATTgttcacatggtatcaaagcttcaACGATTATGGACTGAATCCTCCTACGAATGGGCGATTTTCCATGGACTGAATCCTCCTACGAATGGGCCATTTTCTCTCTCATCTTCTTGATATTGTGTTGCTTATGTTGTCATCTTTTGCAGTAATTTCTCATCATCTAGAAACAGAGAGGTCACTAGTTTTGCTCGTCCTTTCTGTCTACAGGGGTTCGGGAATTGATTCAGGTTGGTTGGGTTTAGATGGTGCTGGTCCATCTACAGGCATCAGGTCAGCAGGATTGGGTCGGGTTCAGACAGTGATGAGGCATCTTGCAGCTGTTGGAGAAACGTATGCCCAAACTGCTCTGGAAGATGCTGCCTGGAACCTTTGGTCTATGCGTGCCTCCCAGGCTGGAACTTCCAGTTCAGCAATCCCTCCTGCAGGTTCGGTGAGGCATGTTGGAGGTGCTGGAGGGTTGCACTTGAGGACAACCTCACGTGCCACAAACAACAACATTCCGAATATACATACAATGGTTGAAACAGTTAGAGAAGTTCTGCCACACATACCTGATGAAATAATTTTTGAGGTATGGTTACTTTGACTTTTAGTCTTTCTCCCATGAAATATGAATGTTCTTTATTGTTTCGCTTAGCCCTTTTACTTTCACTGTTAAGTTCAAAAATCAGTAAAAGGGACTTGCACCTGgggtgtgtgtgtgcgcgcgtgCATCTACAAGTAGCGTTACTTAGAATGAATTGTAAAAAGTTAGGGAGATGAAAAAGCAAAATGAATGGTTGGTGTTTTCACCAATAAATGGTAGGGACAATGAGGaaattcaaagtttttttttgtaaaaaaactGGTAAATATGTTTCCTCAGCATGTCCAAATGCTGGACATTATTAGAAAGTGTTAGATACAGAAAAACGATAAAAGGGAGTACTTACAGGCATTTTAATTGTGAATTGTGAGAAATATAggtgaagaatattattgaattgttgtaactacattattacattgagtcCCAAGTTTATAGACAATATAtcccaatccttttcctaataggacactacgtTACAATCGtattccaagtaggattttatatgttaAGCCTATtactactcatattctaacactccccctcaagctggtgcatagaaggcaggtgtaccaagcttgttatggatgtaattaatacgaggatcaGTGAGGGGCTTGGTGAAGATATTTGTAAGAAAATTATTAAGGACTGGGAGACCTCAATTGAAAAGGAACAAATTGAAAAAGTGATCCTAAAAGTATTTAACATCGCCGGAAAGTCGATCTGTTGTTGGAAATTTCCAGAAACTGATAGAAACTATACGGCTCATCTCAAAATCAAGagatgagtagatcttgaacaaaAAGATCAACAAAGAACTGGCCGGAATATGCTCGCGCGCCAGattattagaaaaaattatatgggtGGGTCGAATGATGACACGACCCCACTGAAAAAGagaattatatgggtagggtcgaaaTGATGGCACGACCAATTATAGGGTAGAGTCAGAATGAcgaccctatcaaaaaaatagaaattatatgggtagggtcgaaaTGACGACACAACCCTactgaaaaaaagaaattatttgggTAGGGTTAGAATTACGGCACGACCCTTACACAAATCAAATCTGAGGAGTCATCGTAAAGACGCATGAAACTACGCAAATCACATCTGAGGAGTCACCGGAAAGACGCACGGTGCTATGCAACtcaaatatgagaaagtagtctgAAAAGATGCACGGTACTATGCAAATTAAATATGAGAAATAGTCTATCGAGATGCACGGTGCTAAGgaatcagatatgagaaagtagtcaccgAAAATATGCACGGTGCTAtgcaaatcagatatgagaaaataatCAAGTGACCCAATCTTTTGCTAACATGATCATTGGCCAGACGGGCGGCATTTATGGGTTATAGCCGCCCGCCGTCAGTGGAAGTTCTTTGATTCTCTACCAAGATCGGTATCATGAGAAATATAggtgaagaatattattgaattggtgtaacctatgttgctcggactcggctGTTTTGCCGCCGAACCCGTCTCGACACGAGACTGAGGCGGGGACGGGTGCTTCCGCCATCTCCGATTCGGTCAACCGACTTCGAAGACGTTGaccgaaataaagaagaaatttaaCTGGAAACATTGAATAATTAACCGGCAACTTACCTGAAAAAGTCTCGACCAACGACCACCAGAATAGAGACGGCGTTGTCGATGTGCCGTCGCCGGAAATTATCGTCGACATTGCCGGAAATCATCATCGACGTCGTCGAAAATCATCATCGACGTCGCCGAAAATCATCGGCGCAGACGTCTTACCACCTCAGGGTACCGGAAATCATTGTTGTACTCTATCATCGACGTAGTCGTGTTTACATAGTGACGGGTTATTTTTTTCCAAGTAAAGTGTGTTTTGAaacttttgtcttttctttttactatttttaattaataattagttcctttactattaataattaattaataataatctgTTGCCAGCACTGTCTGTCGGTGAGTGTATTTTACTTTGACAGTATTAAATTTaacttcttaattatatttattttttatttttagtaaataaaCGTGagttataattttggaaaaagttTTTAATACAAATACTATTCCTAATTGAAAAGTAAAATCAGAtgacaaaaataactaaaaatagcaaattaactaaaataaataaagtatttttagaatatctttgtaactctatatttataatatttattttttttagccgAATCCTCGCACCCGTATCCACACTCGGATTCGCACCCctgaatcttaaaatttatattttgacaaATCCGACTCTCGGATTCGCACCCGTCTCGGATACGCGCACctgagtccgagcaacttaggatgtaactacattattacattgaggccctatttatagacgCTATATCCCAATCCTTTTCCTTATAGGATACTATGTTACAATCCTTTTCGAAGTAGGATTCTTTATGTTAAGCCTATTCCTACTCTTATTCTAACATTAATAAATCTACAAAATGGTCTAAATCCTCTGATCCTACTTCTTTACACCGAAAATAGATAGATGTTGTGCAATTCCATTTTACTTTCTAAATAGAGTTAGATCCATCTTCAGAACACCTCCCATTCCTTTCTCTCCAAACTGTCTACCAGGTGCATTGTGGGATTATCCTCCACCACTTTTGACTCTTGCTGCCTCGTCTTTTCATCCAACAACTTAGCAGTATGTTCAGGCATAGTCCAACTTGTCTCTGTTATGTTGAGAAATAAGGACCATAATTGTGTTGTAAATGAGCAATGTAAAAATAGATGTTTGTTGGTTTCATATGTTACTTTGCACAAGAAACATCTGGAGACTAAGATGATCCCTTTTTCTTGTAGACTTCTTTTGTCAGACATGCTCTAGCTACCAACCAAGTAAAGCATTTTACCTTGGTTGGAGCTGGACACTTCCATACGTTTCTCCATAATTTTGGTTGCCCCCATTCTGCATCACATCTTGTCGTCTTCCAATCCATATTCCATATGCCCTGTTGACAGTGAACTGCATCACTATTGTGTCTCCACCTCAGAGTATCTGGTTCAGCATTGGTGCCATTGAAATCACCAATTCTACCTAGCAGATAGCCACCCTATCTATCTCCCTGTCTGAACATCCTTCCGAAGGATAAATTTCAGTCCTGTGCACTCCAAACATCATTAATGGTGCCTTCTGGGTTGTTgctaaagataaataaatatggaaaggTCTCCATCAGTGGAACATGTCCTTCCAAGCATCCTTCCAGAATTTGTTCTTTTACCATCTCCTACTATCATGTGTAAATTCGTTTCAAGGTTCGACCATACAGATCTAATAAATTTCCAAGCTCCTATCCCATATAAAGCAGTACTCAAGTTGGTACACCATGGGTTGAGTTTGGCAAACTTGCACTTAATCACTTCTTTCCATAATGAATGTTCCCCTCTATTGTATCTGCAAAGCCATTTCATTAGTAAGCTATTACTCTATGCTCTTGAATTTCTAATGCGTAAACCACCCCTCGACCGAAGAATCAGAAGGTAAGATAATTCGCAAGGGTCTTCCCTTTCCGTAAAGCTTCTGAATGGTCAAAATCTGTTGAGATACATATAATCCCCATAAGAGTATGAACTAGTACTTAAATTTCAACTAAAACGAGTTATTATTCGATCCCCAAACTAACAAATCTTTACTCCAAAAACTCCAAATCTAAACCTAAATCTATCAAAATAGTAGTTGTTAATATCCTATAAAGTACCTACAACAACTTAATCGAAGACGAAATAGGAGTACAACGCCGAAAACCTAAAACAGTAGCAGGCGACCCTTTCCTTGTTTAATTATTATCCAGCTGGCCAAAGATCTGCTttgtttattatttctttcttttgaattaCTTATAACTTATAAGTAATGATTGCAGTAATCATTACAGTGGAGCATCTTTCCACTTCCTCCCAGTTTTTCCAAGAAATTGGAACATATGGCGTCCCAAATACAAATTCACATGCTATCGCTATTACGtactaattaatttaaattaactaACCTCAAGTTACCCAGATCCTCTTCTTCCTTACTCAACCACGCGTAAATCGTTTTTTTGTTGAGTTTCTGCTATAGTTCAAAGTTAAACCTACTGACTTCAACTGATCTTAACGTGGGTTATATGAGAAGAAAAATAGATGTCCACTACTTCTActaaattaattatctaatacCCAAAACTTCTAATAAATTTCGAAATTTATTCGGAACtctatagaaataaattaaatatgtaaattgacaAAGTATATTCCAAATCTATTGAAAACACTAAAACACTAATCCGGGATCATCTTGATCGAATTTAACTTCCTTAAATCCAATAACCCAATTAGTCACTTAAATCACTTCCGTACACCTCAAAAATTGATACTACCCATCCCGTGAATCATTGATCACGTATACAAACTATGGGGAGAGCAAAAATATAGAACACCAGAAAAATTCACGAAATGACTAGGAGGTTCGTTACATTTGGATAGGGGAAGACAGCTTGAGAAACATGTTTCCCCAGCTCTATATCTTAAGTTCACAAAGAAATGATACAGTTGCTCAAGTTTGGAGTCTGCATGGGTGGAACCTAATCTTTAGGAGGGCTCTTAAAGATTGGGAAGTGTCAGATATTGCTAGACTCCTTCAGATACTGAGTGCGTTTTCTGGAATCTCTAATGTTTCTGAGAAACCAAGCTGGCAGATTCACAATAAAGGGGTGTTTACAGTGAAATCATGCTATTGGAATAGAAACAACAACCAAAACCAGATAATCAATTGGCCTTGGAAGCAAATATGGAAAGTCAAAAGTCCGTTGAAAGTGGCTTGTTTTGTTTGGTTAGTTATCAGAAAAGCTTGCCTAACTCATGAAGCTCTACAAGGAAAAGGAATGCAGATTTGCTCtagattttttttgtgtaatcAAGATGCAGAAGTGAATAGCCACCTATTTCTGCATTGTGACATAGCTGAAAAATTGTGGAACATGTTTTTTTGTATCCTGGGGATCAGCTGGCCAATGCCAAGGTCCACACTGGAATTTCTAAACAGCTGGAAAGGAATTGGGAAGAGAGGTTCAACAGAAGATTGGTGGTTGAGTATTCCAGCTTTTGTCTGGCGGATGCTGTGGAAAGAAAGAAATGCCAGGTGCTTCTTTAAAGGCAAGAGTTGCAGCATCCAGAAGATTAAAAGCCATTGCCTTAAACAGGAAATTGGGGGGATACCATAGATCTAGTAGATTTCATAGGTAACTTGTAAAGTTTCTTTTTTTAGGCAGTCTGCTAGGAGGAAAATCCATTTGATTGGGAGTTGTAAGATCTATCATCAtctcttggatgatgagtttTTGTTAATACAAAGTTAcctttgactcaaaaaaagagAATCAAGGACATAGTTGATAAGAATGAGTCTCCCTCCCAGAGATAAATATTGTGCCTTCCACGTAGCCAATCTTCTTTTCGGTTTTCTCAATTATTCCATCCCAAATCTACCCTGCTACATGTTTGCTGCCCAGAGGAATGCCTAAATATATTGTTGGCAGATTCTCAACTTACTTCCTAGAGTGGTAGCAAGGTTCTGGATGTTAGGAACCTCCTTTAATGGAAATAAGTTGGTTTTTCCCTAGTTAACCTTCAGCCTTTAGACCTGAAGACGCTTAAAAATTGTCAAGATCATTCCGATGTAACAAATCTGTTCCACCTTTGGCTCACAAAAATATCATTGTAGCGTCTGCAACTGCAAATGGTATACCTCCATTGTCTGCCCCCTGCTTTCTCCTATATCAAAGCCTTTAATCCGCCTATTCTGCAATGCTATCCTCATCACGCTATCAAAACCCTCCATGACAACTATAAAGAAAAAAGGGGATAAAGGGTCACCTTGTCTGAGGCCCCTTTCCGAAGCAAAAAGAACCTACAGGTTTTTCATTTACCAGAAGAGAGAACGTAACAGTTTTGATGCAGAATTCTATCCACTTCATCCATCATCCACCAAATCCCATTTGTTTTAGAGTGTAACAAGAATTTCCAATTGACATGATCATAGGTTTTTCCTATGTCCAGCTCGCACAGGACCCTGCGTCCTCACCTTTAAGTCAAGTCCACACACTCACTGGCAATTAGAGCTGCATCCATGATCTGTCTCCCTTTTATAAAAGCCATCTGATGCTTATTAACCAAATTGTTAACAACCTTGTATCTTTCAACTAATTACTTTGCCACAATCTTGTATGTTCCACCTATGAGGCTTATAGGCCCCGAAAACTTTCAACTCTAGCTCCTATCTTTT
The Capsicum annuum cultivar UCD-10X-F1 chromosome 6, UCD10Xv1.1, whole genome shotgun sequence DNA segment above includes these coding regions:
- the LOC107873370 gene encoding E3 ubiquitin protein ligase RIN2 isoform X2, producing the protein MGISYLSVSAFCTVLSYVGLQCWMGISVEKLKSEGLIGESIINFGNESRTLENLLGSQTTIALGANFAVNVFILLVLFLKTIFFGDLHSSEIRKLAERLINYVISKGTFLPLVVPPTLYQAGLWSTWLAVLCFLKMFQALARDRLERLNASPSATPWSYFRVYSALLLVFSANLLWMRVCLIVYSTISSSLFLLLFFEPLSIAFETLQAILVHGFQLLDIYIHDSANDISNTRISKLFDISAAGSFGEWKGILIRNMGFLLDMMTLMMALAHYVHIWWLHGMAFHLVDAVLFLNIRALLSAIVKRVKGFIKLRIALGTLHGALPDATLEELQTYDDECAICREPMAKAKKLSCNHLFHLACLRSWLDQGLTENYSCPTCRKPLFIGRSENEVNPQTADVRGDELLAREMSMGLDQLNLPGHALQNEASRNQIHNPLESSDWRGSGIDSGWLGLDGAGPSTGIRSAGLGRVQTVMRHLAAVGETYAQTALEDAAWNLWSMRASQAGTSSSAIPPAGSVRHVGGAGGLHLRTTSRATNNNIPNIHTMVETVREVLPHIPDEIIFEDLQRTHSVTVTVNNLLHM
- the LOC107873370 gene encoding E3 ubiquitin protein ligase RIN2 isoform X1; the protein is MGISYLSVSAFCTVLSYVGLQCWMGISVEKLKSEGLIGESIINFGNESRTLENLLGSQTTIALGANFAVNVFILLVLFLKTIFFGDLHSSEIRKLAERLINYVISKGTFLPLVVPPTLYQAGLWSTWLAVLCFLKMFQALARDRLERLNASPSATPWSYFRVYSALLLVFSANLLWMRVCLIVYSTISSSLFLLLFFEPLSIAFETLQAILVHGFQLLDIYIHDSANDISNTRISKLFDISAAGSFGEWKGILIRNMGFLLDMMTLMMALAHYVHIWWLHGMAFHLVDAVLFLNIRALLSAIVKRVKGFIKLRIALGTLHGALPDATLEELQTYDDECAICREPMAKAKKLSCNHLFHLACLRSWLDQGLTENYSCPTCRKPLFIGRSENEVNPQTADVRGDELLAREMSMGLDQLNLPGHALQNEASRNQIHNPLESSDWRGSGIDSGWLGLDGAGPSTGIRSAGLGRVQTVMRHLAAVGETYAQTALEDAAWNLWSMRASQAGTSSSAIPPAGSVRHVGGAGGLHLRTTSRATNNNIPNIHTMVETVREVLPHIPDEIIFEIWLNGDMLKLLQVRVALKHEQRKIVEKCVARGLKSVMIQTLV